One segment of Solanum lycopersicum chromosome 1, SLM_r2.1 DNA contains the following:
- the CMPG1 gene encoding Avr9/Cf-9 rapidly elicited protein has product MIATWRKKRTEKRVTKRGFMKKTNMELVIPSQFTCPISLDLMKDPVTLSTGITYDRENIEKWINEGGNQTCPITNQELKSYGNGIVDPVLIPNHNIRKMIQQWCVENKEHGIDRIPTPRIPISSSDVSELLAKITNSSKLEMEKSSSCEELVTSVKNLASESDRNKCCFVTNGIGKVLSSAFLELSKGKNAKNASTEEVILSTLTLFLPLDVKSKTILGSISSLRSIAWFLKNGSLSSRRNAVVVLREIMKLEEQEKVEILLNIEGALEGLVKLVKEPICPNTTKASLLTIYYMVNNSSSQSSRSRFVDVGLVEMLIEILVNCDKSICEKALGVLDGILRYEEGVKRASSYALSVPVLVKKLLRVSDLATEFSVSILWKILCKNENNGDCGILVEALQVGAFQKLLVILQVGCSETTKEKASELLKLLNVHRDRAECVDSLDFKSLKRTF; this is encoded by the coding sequence ATGATTGCAACATGGAGAAAAAAGAGAACAGAGAAAAGAGTAACAAAGAGAGGATTTATGAAGAAAACAAACATGGAGTTAGTGATACCAAGCCAATTTACATGTCCAATTTCATTAGATTTAATGAAAGATCCAGTGACTTTATCAACAGGGATTACGTATGATCGAGAAAACATCGAAAAATGGATAAATGAAGGTGGGAATCAAACATGTCCTATCACAAATCAAGAACTGAAGTCCTATGGAAATGGCATTGTTGATCCTGTTTTAATTCCAAATCACAATATTCGAAAAATGATTCAACAATGGTGTGTCGAAAATAAGGAACATGGGATTGATAGGATTCCAACTCCAAGAATCCCGATTTCATCATCTGATGTCTCTGAATTACTCGCGAAAATAACAAACTCGAGCAAGTTAGAGATGGAGAAATCAAGTTCATGTGAAGAATTAGTCACTAGTGTGAAGAATTTAGCTAGTGAAAGTGATCGAAACAAATGTTGTTTCGTCACTAATGGCATAGGAAAGGTGTTATCATCAGCATTTCTTGAACTATCAAAGGGAAAAAACGCGAAAAATGCTTCAACAGAGGAAGTGATCTTGTCAACTCTGACACTTTTTTTGCCTTTGGATGTTAAGTCCAAGACAATTCTTGGGTCGATATCATCGTTACGTAGCATTGCATGGTTCTTGAAGAATGGGAGTTTATCAAGTAGGAGGAATGCAGTTGTTGTCCTTAgagaaattatgaaattggaAGAACAAGAAAAGGTTGAAATCTTGTTGAATATTGAAGGTGCATTAGAAGGGCTTGTGAAGTTGGTAAAAGAGCCAATTTGTCCTAATACTACAAAAGCTTCTTTATTAACAATTTATTATATGGTtaataattcatcatcacaaTCATCAAGATCAAGATTTGTAGATGTGGGGTTAGTTGAAATGTTGATAGAAATACTTGTGAATTGTGACAAAAGCATATGTGAAAAGGCATTAGGTGTTTTGGATGGTATTTTGAGGTATGAAGAAGGGGTGAAAAGGGCTTCTAGTTATGCACTTAGTGTGCCTGTTTTGGTGAAGAAATTGTTGAGAGTTTCAGATTTGGCTACTGAATTTTCAGTTTCAATTTTATGGAAGATACTATGCAAGAATGAAAATAATGGAGATTGTGGTATTCTTGTTGAAGCACTTCAAGTTGGTGCATTTCAAAAGCTTTTGGTGATACTGCAAGTTGGTTGTAGTGAAACAACAAAAGAGAAAGCTAGTGAGttgttgaagttgttgaatgtgcataggGATAGAGCAGAGTGTGTTGATTCATTGGACTTCAAGAGTCTCAAAAGGACATTTTGA
- the LOC101246559 gene encoding putative clathrin assembly protein At1g03050 — MQNRIKKVFTSLREHTCVSYAKFATIGGFCDLDHIVVKATSPDDTPLPDRYVLEILQIFSICPSSFGPFALSFSQRFANTRCWRVALKCLHLLHRLLKALPHTSPLREELMLARSNGLMCLYPCNFKDRSSSASLDYTYFIWSYARLLDESLDCCATQGKEIDDYHSTSHEIFIDKMDEVRLMLEFLPQLQSLIDRVIDCRPTGQATRNAIVQSVMKHVIRDSFTCYTTFRKELVEILDHLIQLPYINCSAAFEIYKKAASQANELSEFYDWCKSLGLCGIYECPFIDKIPQIQITALESFLNGMWQQSADDPSSSTSVSSLSSNEDGNDCKQKQAMMLLGPSINVVASVSNNPKMHDSNIDDSEESEQYKKQKRQSRFDSEMQPLIQLEDDNQDWETLLDASVSFQSTASRNNFYLQNNEWEIQVYQPNSGIYPTNSIYHRSLFLR, encoded by the coding sequence ATGCAGAATAGAATCAAGAAAGTATTCACTTCCCTTAGGGAACACACATGTGTTAGCTATGCAAAATTTGCAACCATTGGAGGCTTTTGTGACCTTGATCACATTGTTGTCAAAGCCACTTCCCCTGATGACACACCATTGCCTGATCGATATGTACTCGAAATCCTCCAAATATTTTCCATTTGTCCGTCTTCTTTTGGTCCATTCGCGTTGTCTTTTAGTCAACGTTTTGCCAACACAAGATGCTGGAGAGTCGCGTTGAAATGCCTCCACCTCCTCCATCGGCTCCTTAAGGCATTGCCTCATACTAGCCCTCTTCGCGAAGAACTCATGTTGGCAAGATCAAATGGTTTGATGTGTCTCTACCCTTGTAACTTCAAGGATAGGTCTTCCTCTGCCTCTCTAGATTACACCTATTTCATTTGGTCATATGCACGTTTGCTCGATGAATCCCTCGATTGTTGTGCCACTCAAGGAAAAGAAATCGACGATTACCACTCAACTAGTCATGAAATCTTTATTGACAAGATGGATGAAGTAAGGCTAATGTTAGAATTCTTGCCTCAATTACAAAGCCTAATAGACAGAGTCATAGACTGCAGGCCAACAGGGCAAGCAACACGTAACGCTATAGTTCAATCAGTCATGAAACATGTAATTCGCGATAGCTTCACGTGTTACACTACTTTCAGGAAAGAGCTTGTTGAGATACTAGATCATCTCATACAATTACCATACATAAATTGTTCTGCAGCATTTGAGATTTACAAGAAAGCAGCAAGTCAAGCAAATGAACTTAGTGAATTTTATGATTGGTGCAAGTCTTTAGGACTTTGTGGCATATATGAGTGTCCATTCATTGACAAAATCCCACAAATCCAAATCACAGCTCTTGAGAGCTTCCTCAATGGAATGTGGCAGCAATCGGCAGATGATCCGTCCTCTTCAACATCCGTTTCCTCTCTATCATCCAACGAAGATGGCAACGATTGTAAACAGAAACAGGCTATGATGTTGCTTGGACCCTCTATAAATGTTGTTGCATCCGTGTCAAATAATCCAAAAATGCATGATAGCAATATTGATGATagtgaagagtccgagcaataTAAGAAACAGAAGAGACAATCAAGATTTGATAGTGAAATGCAGCCTTTGATACAACTTGAAGATGACAATCAAGATTGGGAGACTCTTTTAGATGCTTCTGTTTCATTTCAAAGCACAGCTTCAAGAAACAATTTTTACCTACAAAACAATGAATGGGAAATACAAGTGTATCAGCCAAATAGTGGGATATATCCAACTAACTCCATCTATCACAGAAGTTTATTTCTTAGATGA